In the genome of Triticum urartu cultivar G1812 chromosome 5, Tu2.1, whole genome shotgun sequence, one region contains:
- the LOC125510912 gene encoding MD-2-related lipid-recognition protein ROSY1-like, whose amino-acid sequence MATDRRLRDLLLLAAALLLSASCAAAADFEYCKKGRHYPVKVSGVEIVPDPVVRGEPATFKISASTDKTITKGKLVVDVWYFFFHVDSETHDLCAGTPCPATGEFVLASEQTLPSYTPPGSYSLQMKLLGDKNEELTCILFGFSIGFVAPVAIM is encoded by the exons ATGGCGACCGACCGCCGCCTCCGCGACCTGCTCCTCCTCGCCGCGGCGCTCCTGCTCTCCGcctcctgcgccgccgccgccgacttcGAGTACTGCA AAAAGGGGCGCCACTATCCGGTGAAGGTGAGCGGCGTGGAGATCGTCCCCGACCCCGTCGTGCGCGGCGAGCCCGCCACCTTCAAGATCTCCGCCTCCACCG ATAAAACCATCACCAAAGGGAAGCTGGTGGTAGATGTGTGGTACTTCTTTTTCCACGTCGATTCAGAGACTCACGACTTGTGTGCTGGGACTCCCTGTCCCGCAACGGGCGAATTCGTACTAGCCAGCGAACAGACTTTGCCATCTTACACCCCACCA GGTTCTTACAGTCTCCAGATGAAGCTGCTGGGAGACAAGAACGAGGAGCTGACCTGCATCTTGTTCGGGTTCAGCATCGGGTTCGTCGCACCTGTCGCCATTATGTGA
- the LOC125506103 gene encoding putative RING-H2 finger protein ATL71: MNAGAPPAPGRFTPGDGTSVGMFSSDRIGGFGYGVGVSVGILLLITTITLASYFCTRAPPPGPEAAADAEGTARRRRRARRREGGGDNDGGGATGDDVDVELGIDEATLKGYPEVVYGEARRSKNRKLGTTCTCCSVCLDNYGDGDVLRMLPDCGHLFHRECVDPWLRKHPTCPVCRTSPLPSPLPTPLAEVTPLAMTRLSS; encoded by the coding sequence ATGAACGCCGGTGCCCCGCCGGCGCCCGGCCGGTTCACCCCGGGCGACGGCACCTCCGTGGGCATGTTCAGCTCCGACCGCATCGGCGGCTTCGGCTACGGCGTCGGCGTCTCCGTCggcatcctcctcctcatcacCACCATCACGCTCGCCTCCTACTTCTGCACCCGCGCGCCCCCGCCCGGCCCGGAGGCCGCCGCCGACGCCGAAGGGACGGCCCGGCGAAGGCGGCGTGCGCGGCGCCGCGAGGGCGGCGGCGACAACGATGGCGGCGGGGCAACCGGCGACGACGTCGACGTGGAGCTCGGCATCGACGAGGCCACGCTCAAGGGGTACCCGGAGGTGGTGTACGGCGAGGCGCGGAGGAGCAAGAACAGGAAGCTGGGCACCACCTGCACCTGCTGCTCCGTGTGCCTCGACAACTACGGCGACGGCGACGTGCTCCGCATGCTGCCGGACTGCGGCCACCTGTTCCACCGGGAGTGCGTCGACCCCTGGCTCCGGAAGCACCCGACCTGCCCCGTCTGCCGGACCTCGCCGCTGCCCAGCCCCTTGCCCACGCCCCTCGCGGAGGTCACGCCGCTGGCCATGACGAGGCTGTCCTCCTGA